One part of the Desulfovibrio litoralis DSM 11393 genome encodes these proteins:
- a CDS encoding N-6 DNA methylase, whose translation MNKDTIIQKIWNLCNILRGDGITYYQYVSELSYLLFLKIAQENGSEKLFPEGCRWVDLTTHSEDGLLGFYQEMLTHLGASVENEVIKAIYAFPTTVFSHSENLKAVIEGISKIEWHQVGKDGFGDLYSGLIDKSAQDTRSGAGQYFTPRPLVESITRLIQPTVGELIQDPATGSGGFLVAADDYIRRTVSQSAYQKNVPRYQGVEIEKNTRRICLMNTFLHGLDANIIYGDALTDDATELDLADVIMANPPFGNKAGSKRPLRKDIPFPSTNKQLAFLQHIYLGLKPGGRAAVVLPDNVLFESGIGTDIRRDLMNKCDLHTILRLPTGIFSAQGVKTNVLFFTKGSVIDKFQRESCTKNVWVYDLRSNMPSFGKRTPFDDEHLLPFENVYGESRNGQSLRQEGEYSFNAEQVEVAQADENQGIDDRLAHSRWRKFSREWIHAHKGDSLDISWLKDEDRLESNNLPEPEVLAREAKDELEMALSELEELLTVLEGVH comes from the coding sequence ATGAATAAAGATACAATCATCCAAAAAATCTGGAACCTTTGTAATATCTTGCGCGGTGACGGAATCACCTATTATCAGTATGTTTCTGAATTAAGTTATTTACTGTTTCTTAAAATTGCTCAAGAAAATGGTTCAGAAAAATTATTTCCCGAAGGCTGTCGATGGGTAGATTTAACTACACATAGCGAAGATGGACTACTTGGATTTTATCAGGAGATGCTTACTCACTTGGGTGCATCCGTTGAAAATGAAGTTATCAAAGCAATTTATGCATTTCCAACGACTGTTTTCTCACACTCTGAAAATCTAAAGGCGGTAATAGAGGGCATTTCAAAAATAGAATGGCATCAGGTGGGTAAAGATGGCTTTGGTGATCTTTACAGTGGCCTGATTGACAAAAGTGCTCAGGATACACGTTCTGGCGCAGGACAATATTTTACCCCCCGCCCACTAGTTGAATCGATTACAAGATTAATTCAACCAACCGTGGGAGAACTGATTCAAGACCCAGCAACAGGTAGTGGTGGTTTCTTAGTTGCTGCTGATGATTATATTAGGCGAACGGTTTCTCAAAGTGCATACCAGAAAAACGTTCCTAGGTACCAAGGGGTGGAAATTGAAAAAAATACTCGTCGGATTTGTTTGATGAATACGTTTTTGCATGGTCTGGATGCAAATATTATTTACGGAGATGCACTGACAGATGATGCCACTGAATTGGATCTTGCTGACGTGATAATGGCGAACCCGCCATTTGGTAATAAAGCAGGAAGTAAGCGCCCTTTGCGTAAGGATATTCCGTTTCCCAGCACAAATAAGCAGCTCGCATTTTTGCAGCATATTTATTTAGGACTTAAGCCTGGTGGCCGAGCTGCCGTTGTACTACCAGATAACGTGTTATTTGAATCAGGTATTGGAACCGATATACGTCGCGATTTGATGAACAAATGCGACTTGCATACGATTTTACGATTACCAACAGGTATTTTTTCCGCTCAAGGTGTAAAAACTAACGTATTGTTTTTTACAAAAGGCAGTGTAATTGATAAATTTCAACGAGAAAGCTGTACCAAAAATGTTTGGGTATACGATCTGCGTAGCAATATGCCAAGCTTCGGCAAGCGCACACCGTTTGATGATGAGCATTTACTGCCGTTTGAGAACGTGTATGGTGAAAGCCGAAATGGTCAAAGCTTGCGCCAAGAAGGCGAATATAGCTTTAACGCAGAGCAAGTAGAAGTGGCTCAGGCCGATGAGAACCAAGGTATAGACGATCGTTTAGCCCATAGCCGTTGGCGTAAGTTTTCACGAGAGTGGATCCATGCTCATAAAGGCGACTCACTCGATATTAGTTGGCTGAAAGATGAGGATAGGTTAGAATCCAACAACCTGCCAGAGCCAGAAGTATTAGCCCGTGAAGCTAAAGACGAATTGGAAATGGCATTAAGTGAGCTAGAAGAATTATTAACTGTGCTAGAAGGTGTGCATTGA
- a CDS encoding relaxase/mobilization nuclease domain-containing protein: MYMKVFPHGKGNGASPVNYLIRLDYPKRADAPPEVLRGDPELTIELIDSLDTKWKFTAGVLSWSPEDKVSPEQEQKMMNDFEGLAFAGMQPDAYNILWVRHNHAEHHELHFVIPRVELNTGKAFNPCPPGWQKHFDVVRDLHNHKEGWARPDDPLRARLCTPDHANLQTARLIRWGKSPDKDERAEAKEAIHNYLKEKIEQGIVTERKEILMLLQGAGLEINRAGKDYITVKDTESGEKLRLKGGIYAEQWQFKASDYLGRTDQSQDRTRTRGNREPDQSTIAKLERELEAVITKRTEYNRNRYPESIKELGAESELQLPRVKTNIQLEIPTNHLDNIKYFYRDKLGGVGAYELSSKENNELTPRNHSLERTPERIGTNDSFVRGQDLGAETTREQKGAFYNHSSEFKSKHRLDNREKSSHQTGVTNDRTRTNPQKHAIKHGARDTAEHSRAQYTPEKNRSANQCNEFKNSESRYTVSTIIERTQNLVARTKQVVEQFRAIVTKIEQRIQIEKRKDQQKQTSQSMER; the protein is encoded by the coding sequence ATGTACATGAAAGTCTTTCCACACGGCAAGGGGAACGGAGCGAGTCCTGTTAACTATTTGATTCGTTTAGATTATCCTAAAAGAGCCGATGCACCGCCAGAAGTTTTGCGTGGAGATCCAGAGTTAACGATTGAATTGATTGATTCTTTGGATACTAAATGGAAGTTTACGGCGGGAGTGCTTTCGTGGAGTCCTGAGGATAAAGTTTCACCAGAACAAGAACAAAAAATGATGAATGATTTTGAAGGTCTTGCTTTTGCCGGTATGCAGCCAGATGCCTATAATATTTTGTGGGTGCGTCATAACCATGCGGAACATCACGAGTTACACTTTGTTATTCCACGGGTTGAGTTGAACACAGGAAAAGCCTTTAATCCTTGTCCACCAGGTTGGCAAAAGCATTTTGATGTTGTGCGAGATTTACACAATCATAAAGAGGGTTGGGCGAGACCAGATGACCCTTTGCGAGCTCGTTTGTGTACGCCTGATCATGCGAATTTACAGACCGCAAGGCTAATACGTTGGGGCAAAAGCCCTGATAAAGATGAACGTGCCGAAGCGAAAGAGGCAATTCATAATTACCTTAAAGAAAAAATAGAGCAGGGCATTGTTACCGAACGTAAAGAAATACTTATGCTTTTACAAGGTGCAGGGCTGGAAATCAACAGAGCAGGCAAAGATTATATTACAGTTAAAGATACTGAAAGCGGAGAAAAACTGCGTTTAAAAGGAGGAATTTATGCCGAACAGTGGCAATTTAAAGCATCTGACTACCTTGGCAGAACGGATCAAAGCCAAGACAGAACAAGAACGAGAGGAAATAGAGAGCCTGACCAAAGCACAATTGCTAAGCTTGAGCGAGAACTTGAAGCAGTCATCACAAAACGCACTGAATACAACAGAAACCGCTATCCTGAATCAATTAAAGAGCTTGGAGCAGAAAGTGAACTCCAATTGCCACGGGTTAAAACAAATATTCAGCTTGAAATACCTACAAATCATCTTGATAACATTAAGTATTTTTATCGGGATAAGCTTGGGGGCGTGGGGGCTTATGAGCTTAGCTCAAAAGAAAATAATGAACTTACACCAAGAAATCACAGCCTTGAACGAACACCAGAGCGAATTGGAACAAACGATAGCTTTGTTAGAGGGCAAGACTTGGGGGCTGAAACTACAAGAGAACAAAAAGGGGCTTTTTATAATCATTCCTCTGAATTTAAAAGCAAGCACAGGCTGGACAATAGGGAAAAATCAAGCCATCAAACTGGAGTAACAAATGACAGAACTAGAACAAATCCTCAAAAACACGCTATTAAACATGGAGCAAGAGATACAGCAGAGCATTCAAGAGCACAGTACACACCTGAAAAAAATAGATCAGCAAATCAGTGCAATGAATTTAAAAATAGTGAATCAAGATACACAGTTTCAACAATTATTGAGCGAACACAAAATCTTGTTGCAAGAACAAAGCAAGTTGTTGAACAATTTAGAGCCATTGTTACAAAAATTGAGCAACGTATACAAATAGAGAAGAGAAAAGATCAACAAAAACAAACTTCACAAAGCATGGAACGCTAA
- a CDS encoding plasmid mobilization protein, translating into MLLIASLPIVGTRKRYSRMGLASAFRPSNPAKAEIQKIIMQKDNAMKAKKMKPHEINITEINPPMNSKEVKQKRKTETRTAWIKIRVTPTEKESIQNKAVLQGQSVTDFIRQRALDYRLRQTALEKEQVRQIARIGANLNQLARWANTYKNRAEAIEVISVILEFKRELKLGKNICT; encoded by the coding sequence GTGTTGTTGATAGCCAGCCTACCCATTGTGGGTACACGCAAGCGGTACTCACGAATGGGGCTGGCGAGTGCGTTCCGCCCTTCGAACCCTGCAAAAGCAGAAATACAAAAAATCATAATGCAAAAAGATAATGCTATGAAAGCCAAAAAAATGAAGCCCCACGAAATAAATATCACAGAAATAAATCCCCCAATGAATTCAAAAGAAGTTAAACAAAAACGTAAAACAGAAACCAGAACAGCTTGGATTAAAATTCGTGTTACTCCCACAGAAAAAGAAAGCATACAAAACAAAGCCGTCTTGCAAGGTCAAAGCGTAACTGATTTTATTAGACAACGTGCTTTGGATTATCGGCTTAGGCAAACGGCTTTAGAAAAAGAGCAAGTACGGCAAATCGCTCGTATCGGTGCGAATTTAAACCAACTGGCACGTTGGGCAAATACCTATAAAAATAGAGCGGAAGCTATTGAAGTTATTAGTGTAATTTTAGAGTTTAAGCGTGAATTGAAGCTAGGTAAAAACATATGTACATGA